In the genome of Phragmites australis chromosome 9, lpPhrAust1.1, whole genome shotgun sequence, the window ATTCCAAACGCTCAAAGGTCACCAATCCTTATGTAGTTGAGAATCTCATATATCTTATGAAAATCTCGTATTTCAAACGGGGTTGAGCTCATCGGTGTTTTCAGCTGctctttgagagaaattgaacTTTCCGGCTGAATTTGCCACAATTTCAACCGGAAGGAAGTACGTAGTAGGGCCCACACACAAAAAAATCTGGAGGGTACTGGCATCTTCGTTCCCATCCCCCTTTCTATCCTGCCCGCTTGTCCGTCATGGCACGAGCCCAGGGCCCCAGGCCAGCCTTCCAAAGGAAAACGTCAACACCACCACCCGCACCACTTGACTTTGACCGTTGACTAGCTGACGTCACCCCCACCATTCTTAAGGCCCTCCGTTCTCCCTCGCCTCCACCGTCCCCAACAGCTCATCCCTCGCTCGCCATGGACGCGGCCGTCGCCGGGCAGCAAGCGAGGAGGCGGATCCGGCCGCTGGAGCCGCTCGTGATGGCCGCAGCGCCGCCGACGCCGGCCGCGTTCCGGTGCCCGATCTCGCTGGAGGTGATGCGGTCGCCCGTGAGCCTCCCCACCGGCGCCACGTACGACCGGGCGTCCATACAGCGGTGGCTCGACTCCGGCCACCGCACCTGCCCGGCCACGCGGCTGCCGCTGGCGTCCACTGACCTGGTCCCCAACCTGCTCCTGCGCCGCCTCATCCATCTGCACGCCGCCACGCTCCCGCCCTCGCCGTCGCCCGAGGAGGTGCTGTCGCAGCTCGCGGCCGCGGACGGGGAGCccgcggcggcggagaaggCCGTGCGCTCGCTGGCGGCCAAGATCGCGCCGGAGAAAGGGAAGCAGGCGTCCGTTGCGTCCGCCGTGGCCGCCGATCTCGATTCTGCTGTACCGGCTCTCCTCTCCTTCGCGAAGGGCGGGGCGGGCGCTGACGCGCGCGTGGACGCGGTGAGGATCTTGGCTACCGTGGCTCCCGAGCTGCTCTCTTACCTCACCGAGGACGGGGCAGATAAGCGTGGGAAGGTGAAGATGGCCGTGGAGGCCTTGGCGGCCGTCTTGTCCGCGGACGGAGTTGCGGAAGAGGCCAAGGAAGCCCTCGTCGCCTCCCTCGTGGCCGGCGATCTGAGCCGCATCGTTACGATGCTGCTCGGCACGGGCGCGAACGGCGTCGCGGTTCTCGAGGCGATCCTGACGTCGCCCGTGGCGGACGCCGACGCCAAGACCGCCATCGCCGACCGGTCGGAGCTATTCCCGGATCTAGT includes:
- the LOC133928960 gene encoding U-box domain-containing protein 27-like is translated as MDAAVAGQQARRRIRPLEPLVMAAAPPTPAAFRCPISLEVMRSPVSLPTGATYDRASIQRWLDSGHRTCPATRLPLASTDLVPNLLLRRLIHLHAATLPPSPSPEEVLSQLAAADGEPAAAEKAVRSLAAKIAPEKGKQASVASAVAADLDSAVPALLSFAKGGAGADARVDAVRILATVAPELLSYLTEDGADKRGKVKMAVEALAAVLSADGVAEEAKEALVASLVAGDLSRIVTMLLGTGANGVAVLEAILTSPVADADAKTAIADRSELFPDLVRILKDAASPAAIRCMAAAVQVRGRPARVSMVRAGAIPALALVVAAAPTAAAESALRLLAEAARCGDGKAAIAADAAEVTAAVMGRVIRVGPAGREAAVAVLWLSCCAGGGERRMREAVAAAPEAVGKLLVVMQGDCSPTTSRMAGELLRAVRLEQERKGMAAAYDSRTIHVMPY